Part of the uncultured Cohaesibacter sp. genome is shown below.
ATGGCTTGGAAACAACATCGTGCACGATGGCAGCAAGGCCTTCACCGCGCTCGCGTTGATCAGCATAACCGGTCATCATCAAAATAGTCATCTCGGGCCAGCTGCCCGCGGCCGACTTGGCCAGTTCTATCCCATCCATCTCTGGCATGCGGATATCAGTCAGGAGCAAATCAAAGGATCCTTTATGCTCGACCAGAAGGTCCAGCGCATCCGTACCGTCTTCGGCCGTTTTGACGTCATGTCCGTCCATCATCAATGCCCGTTGCACAAACATACGGACCCCGTCGTCATCTTCGGTCAGAAGAATTCGGGCCATAACCCTACCCCCAAATACTCTTTTTAATCACACCAAGATCTTTTGCCGATCTTGCAGCTCTCATTTGACAGCCAAAAGGTTTACCAAAAGCGAAAGCGGGCATGAAAATTGAGCAGGAAGGCAAATTTTCACATCAGTTTGATGACGAAACAGGGCTCCCCAAAAAACGCCTGTGTTTTGTAGGGGACCATTAACTAGCTGAAATTTAAATATAAAATTTTATTCAAGATAGCCTACAAATGGCACCTCGCGATAGGAGTGCGCCTTGTCCATGCCATAGCCGACGACGAACTTGTCCGGGCACTCGAAGCCGACATATTCCGCCGCCAGATCAACCACCCGCTTACCCGGTTTATCGAGCAGAACGGCAATATCGGCGCGGTTTGCACCCCGCTCCTGCAACAGGCTCTTGGCATAGGCCAGCGTGCGTCCGGATTCAAGAATGTCGTCAACCAGCAGCACGTCGCGATCCTTGACGATCACCTCGATATCGCGCACCACCTTCACATTACCGGAGGACTTGGTGCCGGTGCCATAGCTCGACAGGGACATGAATTCCACCTCAAGCGGCACACCGGCCCGATAGAGCGCCCGCAACAGATCTGCCGCGAAAACGAAACTCCCCTTCAAGACTGCAATGACGAGCAGATTCTTGTAGCCCGCTTCAGCGATGGCGTTGGCCAGTTCCTGATTGCGGCTGGCGAGTGTCGCCTCGTCATAGAGGACTTCGATGGTATCAGTCATGAATTTTCCGGCTTCCCTTCGGGTCGAAGGCGCTCAGCAGCCTTGCCCGGTCTGTCTATTCATTGAACACGCGAAGCTTGAGATATCTTGCCTGCGCTGGAGCAGCAACCGACGTCGTGATCTGCTTGCGTTCTCCCGGTCCGAGACCCACATGGTCCGGGCCGATGGTCCATGAATAAAGCGCCAGACGCTCCTTGCCAAGAACGGAAAACTCCACAGACGGAAGAATCACAGGTTCAGTCCCCGAATTGACCAGTTCGGTTTCGATGGAGAGCACCGGCGAGCCCGCCTTCTGCTCGAGCCGGACGTCAACCATGTCGATATCGACGCCGACCGTGTTCACGGTTGTCCCGAACAGGGAATAGAGCGATGCCATATCCGGTATGCGCTTGACCCAGTAATGCGGTGAGACGAACAGCCCGACGATGATCAGCAGGCTCGCGGCCAGCGCGCCACCACCGATTATCCATTCCTTGTTGAGAGAGCCTTGCCGTGGCCCGCGACTACCCTTCTTCGCGCCAGAACGCTTGCGGCGCAGTCTGCGGCGGGCACTCGTCTCGATGTCGGAACTCCGAGCGGTCTGCTTCTGCGCTTCAAAGGCAGCGGCATCGAGGAGGTCCACAACCGGCGGCTTGAAATCTTCTCCGCCATCGCCCTTGACGACGAAGGGGCTGGAGGCGTTGCCCTTTGTGCTATCGGGTTCCGTGTCGCCGACGTCTGAACCTGACGCATCTTCTGGTGCATCGGCCTTTTTGTCGGACTTCGGAGAAGGCGCATCGAACAGGGCATTGATGTCATCCTGGCTCTGTTCCTTGCCAGCACTGGACGGGCTGTCGAACAGCGCGTCGATGTCGTCTTGGCTCTGTTCCTTGCCACCACCGGAAGGGCTGTCGAACAGCGCGTCGATGTCATCCTGGCTCTGTTCCTTGCCACCACCGGAAGGGCTGTCGAACAGCGCGTCGATGTCGTCCTGACTCTGCTCCTTGCCACCGCCGGAAGGGCTGTCGAACAGCGCGTCGATGTCATCCTGGCTCTGCTCCTTGCCACCGCCGGAAGGGCTGTCGAACAGCGCGTCGATGTCATCCTGACTCTGTTCCTTGCCACCCTCCAGTTTCGATTCCGCCTTTGCTGCTGCAGGAGCGGGTTTCGGCTCCGGTTTTGGTTCGGGCTGGGGCTCGGCGTGCCAGGTCTTGCCGCAACTGGAGCAGCGTACAGATCGCCCCTCGGTGCCGATATAATCATCAGGGACCTGATAGCTTGTCGCACAATTTGGGCAGGTTATCTTCATCGGCGCTTCATTGCTGCAAAAGAATGCTATAAAAGGGGACCCCGCGAAGACATGCGTCACGCGCAGCCAGGCACCGGGCCGGGCATTGAAAGTCATCGAATCATCCACAACATAGGATATCAGCCATTAAGGCTTTGCCAAGCCCCGCTCAAAGATCAATCATACTGTTCATAAATCGGGTGAATCGGGGCGCCAAATCGGGCAAGCTGCACATGAACGACCGGAAGGAAAATACCATTGATTCGCTTTGAGAATGTTGGTCTGCGTTACGGAATGGGGCAGGAAGTGTTGCGCGATGTGTCTTTTCACATCCCGCCAAACTCTTTCCAGTTTCTCTCCGGCCCGTCGGGGGCAGGCAAGACTTCTCTGCTCAAGCTGATGTTTCTTTCGCTCAAGCCGAACCGCGGTCTGATCAAGGTGTTTGGCAAGGATACCGCCCGGCTCGACCATGATGAACTGTCCCGACTGCGCCGGCAGATCGGCTTTGTCTTTCAGGAATTTCGCCTGCTCAACCATCTGACAACCTTCGAGAATGTAGCGTTGCCACTGCGGGTCAAGGGCCTGTCGGAACAGAACTACCGCACAGACGTTGCCGAACTGCTGCAATGGGTCGGCCTTGGGCATCGTATGCATGTCTATCCTCCTGTCATGTCCGGCGGGGAGAAGCAACGTGCGGCCATTGCCCGTGCCCTGATATCGCGCCCCAAGCTGTTGCTGGCGGACGAACCGACCGGTAACGTCGACCCGATTCTTGCCCGTCGCCTGCTGCGTCTGTTCGTCGAATTGCACAGATCCGGCACATCCATCGTCATTGCCACCCACGATACCGGCCTGATGGATCAGATCGAGGCTCGCCGCATCGTGTTGAACGATGGCGCCCTCTATATTTACGACTAGGGAGGAGAAGATCATGGCCAGACATCCGACAGACCGCGATGGAAGCAATGGCACCCATGCTCCGATGCCTTCCGGCATGCCTCGCATTGGGCCCAATCTCTCCCCCGTCGGCAAGGAGCCCTTCGAGCCGCAACAGGACACTGGAAACAGGGATTCCGGCCCCGATTTTGCCTCCATGGCTTCAGCCATGCCCCATCACGGGCCAGAGAGCGCGAATGATGGCCCCCGGCCAGTGAGACCGGACAACGCGCCGGGCAAGAAGAAAAAGTTGCGGTCCCGCCGGTTCCAGAAACTGAAACCGCCTCGCCGCCTGACCCCGCAATTCAGCTTTTCCGACAAGAAGCCCGGCCCGATCGTGCCCAAGGGCACCATCGCCGGTCATGCCCTTGTGCTGGTGATCGCTATCATGAGCTTTCTTGCCGCCCTGACCGTGGCTGCCGTTTCGATCATTTCCGATGCCACGCGCGACTGGCAATCGGACATCAGCCGCGGCGCGACCATCCAGATCCGCCAGATCGAAGGTGTCGACATGGAGGGAGAACTGGCAAAGGCCATCGGCATAGCCCGCCAGACCAGCGGCATTTCCAGCGCCACCGCTCTCACCTCCAGCGAATCCAACGCACTGCTCGAACCGTGGCTTGGCCTCGACATCACCTTTGACGACCTGCCGGTGCCCCGTCTCATCGAACTGACCATCGACGATCCGTCCAATGTCGATTTCGGCAGTCTCAGCAAGGCGTTGCAGGAGCAGGTGCCCGGCGCCATCCTCGACAACCACCGCTTCTGGGTGGAACGGCTGAGATCGATGGCCGAGACGGCGATCTTCATCGGCTTCACCATCATGCTGCTGGTGATCACGGCGACGGTCCTGACGGTCGTCTTTGCAACCCGGTCGGCGATGGCGGGCAACAAGGAAACCATCGAGGTGCTGCATTTTGTCGGCGCCAGCAACAAGTTCATCGCCGGAGAGTTCCAGCGCAAATTCTTCACGCTCGGCTTTCAGGGTGCCCTCGCCGGAGGTGGCGTGGCGGTGATCTCCTTCCTCATCATCCAGCTGTTGCTGCGGGCGCAGGAAGGATCGGCCGCGCTGGACCAGATGCAGGCCCTGCTCGGTGTCGTGCAACTGGGCACCACCGCCTACCTTGGCACCTTCGCCCTTATCGTGCTGATTGCCGTATTCACCGCAATCACGACACGATTGACCGTTATGAATACGTTGAAAAAGCTGTCGTGAGAGCAATTTGCCTCGACAGCGGGCGCCCGAATGTCGATAAGACCAATAAACAGAAACCGTGCGGACCCGGAATGCCTCTTCGTAACACCACCCCAGGCTCAGCTCTCGGAAGAGTGCTGTTTGCTGTGGTCCTTGTGACCCTTCTGGGCCTGTGTATGCTGATGGCAGGCTGGGCCTTCTTCGTCGGCTATTCCCTGACCGCCCACGAGACCACACCGCGCGATGCCGATGCCATCGTGGTGGTTACGGGCGGAGCTGGTCGGCTGGAACGGGCCATCGAGCTGCTCAAGGCGGGCAAGGGGCACAAGCTGCTGATCTCCGGCGTCCATTACAGGAACACCGACCGGACGATGTTCTCCCGATTCGATCTGCCAGACGAAGTCATCAATTGCTGCGTCGATCTCGACCGGGAAGCTCTCAACACCGTTGCCAACGCCACACAGACAGCCCTGTGGGCAAGGGAAAACGCCTTCAAGAGCCTGATCATCGTCACCAGTGCCTATCACATGCCCCGCACTCTTCTTGAAATGCGCAGGGCGGCCCCCGAGGTGGATTTCCAGAGCGATCTGGTCGCCGGACCGACAGACAAGCCTTTGCTCTCGCGCCTGTCCAATCTGGACACGTTGCATCTGTTGACCAAGGAATATTTCAAGCTGCTCGCCTCGGTACTGCATGGCACCACGGAACGCCTCCTAAGCCACCGTCGCGCCCCCGCCCCCACAGGACCGGAAACATGATGCCGCACGGGGCACTCTAGCCGAAGGTGCATCTTCCTGCTCTCACCCGCGCCAATCATGCTACTGGACAGTGCCGGGGAATTCATTGATAAAAGACACAGAATGGCCCGCCCTTGCGAAATCCCGCAGGGCGCGCATGTGACTGATGGCAACTGCGTGCCAACCGATCCTGGCAACAGGCAAGACCGGCCCGGCACACCGAGACGCGAAACAAGACCAAGATGCTGATTATCCGCTCCATGCTCTTCAACATCGCCTTCTATCTGGCGACGGCACTCATGCTGATCATTTCCATCGCCACCTATCCGTTGCCCCGTCGCTATCTCGTCCGGCTCGCCGGTATCTGGGCTCATGTCTGCGCCAGGCTGTTCACCGTGATCGTCGGCGGAAGCTATGAAGTCCGAGGACTGGAACTGCTACCGAAGGGACAGAGCATCATCCTTGCTGCCAAGCATATGAGCGCGTTTGAAACCTTTGCCCTCGTACCACTGGTAGACGACCCGCTGTTCATCCTGAAGCGCGAGCTGCTGCGCTATCCTTTGTTTGGCTGGGCCCTTCTGAAGACCGACATGATTCCCATTGACCGCAGCGCCGGGCTCAAGGCCCTGCGTGGCATGCTCAAGGAAGCCCGCAAGAAGATGACCAACAACAGCCGCCAGCTGATCATCTTTCCTGAAGGCACCCGAAGACGTCCCGATACGGAGCCGGCCTACAAATTCGGCATCAGCCACATCTACCACGCCCTCAAGGTGCCCTGCTATCCGGTGGCGCTCAACACCGGTCTGTTCTGGCCCAAGGGCAGCGTGATTCGCCGTTCTGGCAAGATCATCATCGAGATTCTGCCACCAATTGAGCCTGGAATGGAAATGCGGGCGTTTTTCGAACAACTTAGTGAAACGATCGAATCCAATTCAAATCGGCTGATTTCCGAAGCACGCGCTGCCAGCGACACGCTCCCTCCCCCGGCAGATATCAAGATCTAGATTCTAAATATTGTATTTTCCAAGAATCGCACTACATAATGTGGTTAAGGAACAAGTTGCATTTCGAATGAAAATGTTCTAGTTTTGTTCCTATCAAGACTCGACAATTGGGGAATGGCAATGCCACTGGGCGCCTTTGGAAAATTTGCTGACGACAGCCTGCGCAACCGCTTCTGCTACTGGCAGAGCGAGAGCGGCGCTCGCTATATTTTCAGTCAGATTGCGCCAGACGACATCTCCAGCTTCGAGCAGTGCATCCTGCTTCTGGCAACGGAAACCAATGGCGACACACCGACCCAGCTTAAATGGATCGGCGAAATCTCTGATCTGTCTCCCAATGCCTTCAAGGATATCGCCCCTGCCGAGATCGAGAAACTCACGGTCTATGTGCATCTGCTGGCTGGCAGCAAGCGGGAGCGGCAACAGGTCATCGCAGACCTGTCGCGGGATGCGGGCAGGGAAACCTGTCTTCTGAGAGCCTGAGCCTTACTCACCATTACACGCCCGTCTCTGAAGTGTCACACACCAACGGGTGTAGGCGCGGCCGGACCATCAGCCCCGCCGCAATCGATCTGCCAGATCGAACAGTGCCCTGTCTTCGATATGAATGTCGCGCAGGTGGTCTACCGTGTTGAGAACATAGTCGATATTGGGTCCCGCCTGACCATGGCCTTGCGAAACGATGCGCACCTGTTCCTCGATGGAAAGCTTGCCTGCATATTGCCGATGCGCCGTATCGGCAACATAGGTGACGGCTTCGACCGTCCGCGACTGGCCATCTGCCATCACCGAAGCGATGACAACCGGCACGAATTCCTCCAGATAAACCGAAGTTACCTGCTCGCGTTCGCGCAAATAGGCGATCACCGCATCGCGCTGTTCGGCGGCGACCCGGAACACCATGCCCTGACAGTGCCCGCCTTCGCTCAGCCCCATCACCAGCCCTGGCCTCTCCGGCGTCCCCCGGTGGACATGGGAATAGACACACAGGGCGCGATGATAGCCATCTAGGGTTCCGATATAGGATTCCTCGAAGTCGAACCCCGGGCGCCACATCAGTGACCCATATCCAAAGACCCACAGATCCCGCATCCGGTTTGCCTCCATCCTATTGTCCAAAACGCATAAAAGGCGCATCAGTGGTTTCAAACGCCATGATTGCGCCATAAGATGACGCAACAAGGGAAAGGGAATATCAATCCCGGTCGAGATTTGCAACAGAACGAGCGCCAAATGCCAGCAGAGACATCTCAGAGAATCGACAGCCCCAAGACGAAAAGCGGCCCCAGACGGCTGCTTTGGGGGCTGGTGTTCATCTGTGCCCTGCTGTTCGCAGGCTGGTCGGCCTTCTGGTATTTCAGCTACTCGACCACGCAAAAACTCGTTGACCGCATCGTCGCCCGCGAGGTCAATGGCCAGCGCGTGATGACCTGCAGCGACCAGACGCTGGGCGGCTATCCCGTCCGGCTCGCCCTCGACTGCTCTTCCTATGCCATCAGGGATCCGGATTCTGGCTGGCAGATCAGCGGTGGCCCCGTGCAGGTCTACTGGCAGCTCAACGCGCCGGATCGGGCATCGGTGGAAACCAGCGCACCATTGCATATCGAGCAGGCGATGCTCGGGCAAAGCATCGAGGTAACCGGCAGCCGCATCCTCGGATCGGTGATGCTCACCCCGCCCGACGTCGTCAGGGCCGTTTCATTCAGCGCGGAAGACGCCACACTCAGTGCCAACGACACAGCATTCGGCTCGTCCTTCGGCACCATCCGGGCCGATGCCCTGTCTGTGGATGCCAGCCCCAACCCTGAAGCCGGCGGTGATCTGGACCTGACCTTCAAGGCCAGCGAGCTTTCGGTCGACCAGATTCCCATTCTCAATGGTGAAATGACATTCACTGCAGTCGAAGGACTCAGCGCCCTGATGCGTGACCGCAGCGACCCGACCGGGCTGTGGTTGCAGCAATCGGGCAGGATCAGGAACATCGATGGCTGGATGCAGATCGGCCAGAAGACTCTCAAGTTGAGAGGTGACATCGCTTTCAGTCAGGCTGGCCTTGCCAACGGCACCCTCATGCTGCGCATTCTCAACCCCAACATCGATACGGCCCGGATCAAGAGCGAGCTGACGGCCAAACGCGATGGCTTCAATGGTCCTCTGACCGGTCTCCAGCTCATGGGAAAGCCGATAAAGGACGGGGATATGGTCGGCTCTGAAGTCAAGATCACCCTGACCAATGGTGCAATAAAGGCAGGGTTCCTGCCTTTGGGAACCCTGCCTCCAATGCGTTAGATAGCTATCTGGCAAGCACCGTCAGAGACGGGTCAGTCTCAGCTGGCCGTATGCTCGTGATCGTCGCTGTTGAGTGCCGGCGCATGAGTTTCGCCATCCTTGAGATGACGACCGAAGTCCGATGCGGCAATTTCCTGACCGGCATCAATGATGCTGCGGCGGATCGAGCGAGTGCGTGAGAACAGATCGAACAACGCGTCCCCGTCCCCCCAGCGAATGGCCCGCTGCAATGCCGTCAGATCCTCGGTGAAACGCCCCAGCATTTCCAGCGCCGCTTCCTTGTTGTGCAGGAAGACGTCCCGCCACATGGTCGGGTCAGACGCCGCAATACGGGTGAAGTCACGGAAGCCGCCGGCGGAATATTTGATGACCTCGGAATTGGTCACCATTTCCAGATCAGATGCGGTGCCGACGATATTGTAGGCGATCAGATGCGGCAGATGCGAAGTGATGGCCAGCACATTGTCATGATGATGGGCATCCATCAGCTCGACATTTGAGCCAACCGTCGTCCAGAAGGTCTTGACCTTCTCGATCGCGGCCGGATCCGTACCTTCCGGTGGCGTCAGAATGCACCAGCGGTTGATGAACAGCTCGGCAAAGCCGGCATCCGGGCCGGATTCCTCGGTACCGGCAATCGGGTGGCCGGGAATGAAGTGCACGGTCTTGGGCAGATGCGGCTGCATCTGGCGGATAATCGACATCTTGACGGAGCCAACGTCGGTAACGATGGCGCCTTCCTTGAGATGCGGCGCGATCACCTTGGCCACGGTTTCGCAGACGCCGACCGGGGTGCAGACCACCACGAAATCGGCATCCTTGACGCTTTCAGCCATATCGCTGTGATAACTGTCTCCCAAGCCCAGCTCTTCCGCCCTCGCCAGGGTAGCGGCAGACCGCGTATGGACCGCGATATGCTCGACCAGACCCTTCTGTCGCGCTGCCAAAGAAATGGAAGACCCCAGAAGACCGATCCCGATCAGGGTCATGCGCTTGAAAAGAAACTCTGTCATCCAATTTACCCTTTGAGGAAATCCGCCAGATGGCCGATCACGGCTTCACATGCTTCCGCCGTGCCGATGGTCATGCGCAAGGCATTCGGCAGGGCATAGGACCCGACCTGACGCAGAACGCAGCCCTTGGACAGCAGATAAGCATCCGCCTCAACGGCACTCTTGCCCGGAGTGTCGGGGAAGTGAATGAGAATGAAGTTGCCCACGCTCGGCGTGACCTTCAGGCCCAGCGCTTCCAGCGCGGCGGAGGTCTTGGGCAGCCATTCCTCATTGTGCTTGACGGCCTTGCGGATGAAGTCCTGATCGCGCAGCGCAGCAACACCGGCAGCCTGGGCAGCCCCGGAAATGTTGAACGGCGGACGAATGCGGTTCATCGCATCGATCACGGCCTGCGGTCCGTAGCACCAGCCAAGGCGCAGGGAGGCAAGGCCATAGACCTTTGAGAAGGTGCGCGTCATGACCACATTCTCACTGGTCGATGCCAGCTCGACGCCAGCCTCGTAATCGCTGCGGGTGACAAATTC
Proteins encoded:
- a CDS encoding response regulator, coding for MARILLTEDDDGVRMFVQRALMMDGHDVKTAEDGTDALDLLVEHKGSFDLLLTDIRMPEMDGIELAKSAAGSWPEMTILMMTGYADQRERGEGLAAIVHDVVSKPFSLAEIRRAVREALSGDAALGPVSMTHAMYG
- the hpt gene encoding hypoxanthine phosphoribosyltransferase, with translation MTDTIEVLYDEATLASRNQELANAIAEAGYKNLLVIAVLKGSFVFAADLLRALYRAGVPLEVEFMSLSSYGTGTKSSGNVKVVRDIEVIVKDRDVLLVDDILESGRTLAYAKSLLQERGANRADIAVLLDKPGKRVVDLAAEYVGFECPDKFVVGYGMDKAHSYREVPFVGYLE
- a CDS encoding zinc-ribbon domain-containing protein, producing the protein MKITCPNCATSYQVPDDYIGTEGRSVRCSSCGKTWHAEPQPEPKPEPKPAPAAAKAESKLEGGKEQSQDDIDALFDSPSGGGKEQSQDDIDALFDSPSGGGKEQSQDDIDALFDSPSGGGKEQSQDDIDALFDSPSGGGKEQSQDDIDALFDSPSSAGKEQSQDDINALFDAPSPKSDKKADAPEDASGSDVGDTEPDSTKGNASSPFVVKGDGGEDFKPPVVDLLDAAAFEAQKQTARSSDIETSARRRLRRKRSGAKKGSRGPRQGSLNKEWIIGGGALAASLLIIVGLFVSPHYWVKRIPDMASLYSLFGTTVNTVGVDIDMVDVRLEQKAGSPVLSIETELVNSGTEPVILPSVEFSVLGKERLALYSWTIGPDHVGLGPGERKQITTSVAAPAQARYLKLRVFNE
- the ftsE gene encoding cell division ATP-binding protein FtsE, whose amino-acid sequence is MIRFENVGLRYGMGQEVLRDVSFHIPPNSFQFLSGPSGAGKTSLLKLMFLSLKPNRGLIKVFGKDTARLDHDELSRLRRQIGFVFQEFRLLNHLTTFENVALPLRVKGLSEQNYRTDVAELLQWVGLGHRMHVYPPVMSGGEKQRAAIARALISRPKLLLADEPTGNVDPILARRLLRLFVELHRSGTSIVIATHDTGLMDQIEARRIVLNDGALYIYD
- a CDS encoding ABC transporter permease, whose translation is MARHPTDRDGSNGTHAPMPSGMPRIGPNLSPVGKEPFEPQQDTGNRDSGPDFASMASAMPHHGPESANDGPRPVRPDNAPGKKKKLRSRRFQKLKPPRRLTPQFSFSDKKPGPIVPKGTIAGHALVLVIAIMSFLAALTVAAVSIISDATRDWQSDISRGATIQIRQIEGVDMEGELAKAIGIARQTSGISSATALTSSESNALLEPWLGLDITFDDLPVPRLIELTIDDPSNVDFGSLSKALQEQVPGAILDNHRFWVERLRSMAETAIFIGFTIMLLVITATVLTVVFATRSAMAGNKETIEVLHFVGASNKFIAGEFQRKFFTLGFQGALAGGGVAVISFLIIQLLLRAQEGSAALDQMQALLGVVQLGTTAYLGTFALIVLIAVFTAITTRLTVMNTLKKLS
- a CDS encoding YdcF family protein, yielding MPLRNTTPGSALGRVLFAVVLVTLLGLCMLMAGWAFFVGYSLTAHETTPRDADAIVVVTGGAGRLERAIELLKAGKGHKLLISGVHYRNTDRTMFSRFDLPDEVINCCVDLDREALNTVANATQTALWARENAFKSLIIVTSAYHMPRTLLEMRRAAPEVDFQSDLVAGPTDKPLLSRLSNLDTLHLLTKEYFKLLASVLHGTTERLLSHRRAPAPTGPET
- a CDS encoding lysophospholipid acyltransferase family protein; the encoded protein is MLIIRSMLFNIAFYLATALMLIISIATYPLPRRYLVRLAGIWAHVCARLFTVIVGGSYEVRGLELLPKGQSIILAAKHMSAFETFALVPLVDDPLFILKRELLRYPLFGWALLKTDMIPIDRSAGLKALRGMLKEARKKMTNNSRQLIIFPEGTRRRPDTEPAYKFGISHIYHALKVPCYPVALNTGLFWPKGSVIRRSGKIIIEILPPIEPGMEMRAFFEQLSETIESNSNRLISEARAASDTLPPPADIKI
- a CDS encoding gamma-glutamylcyclotransferase, yielding MRDLWVFGYGSLMWRPGFDFEESYIGTLDGYHRALCVYSHVHRGTPERPGLVMGLSEGGHCQGMVFRVAAEQRDAVIAYLREREQVTSVYLEEFVPVVIASVMADGQSRTVEAVTYVADTAHRQYAGKLSIEEQVRIVSQGHGQAGPNIDYVLNTVDHLRDIHIEDRALFDLADRLRRG
- a CDS encoding DUF2125 domain-containing protein; the encoded protein is MPAETSQRIDSPKTKSGPRRLLWGLVFICALLFAGWSAFWYFSYSTTQKLVDRIVAREVNGQRVMTCSDQTLGGYPVRLALDCSSYAIRDPDSGWQISGGPVQVYWQLNAPDRASVETSAPLHIEQAMLGQSIEVTGSRILGSVMLTPPDVVRAVSFSAEDATLSANDTAFGSSFGTIRADALSVDASPNPEAGGDLDLTFKASELSVDQIPILNGEMTFTAVEGLSALMRDRSDPTGLWLQQSGRIRNIDGWMQIGQKTLKLRGDIAFSQAGLANGTLMLRILNPNIDTARIKSELTAKRDGFNGPLTGLQLMGKPIKDGDMVGSEVKITLTNGAIKAGFLPLGTLPPMR
- a CDS encoding prephenate/arogenate dehydrogenase family protein, whose translation is MTEFLFKRMTLIGIGLLGSSISLAARQKGLVEHIAVHTRSAATLARAEELGLGDSYHSDMAESVKDADFVVVCTPVGVCETVAKVIAPHLKEGAIVTDVGSVKMSIIRQMQPHLPKTVHFIPGHPIAGTEESGPDAGFAELFINRWCILTPPEGTDPAAIEKVKTFWTTVGSNVELMDAHHHDNVLAITSHLPHLIAYNIVGTASDLEMVTNSEVIKYSAGGFRDFTRIAASDPTMWRDVFLHNKEAALEMLGRFTEDLTALQRAIRWGDGDALFDLFSRTRSIRRSIIDAGQEIAASDFGRHLKDGETHAPALNSDDHEHTAS